One window of Hyphomicrobiales bacterium genomic DNA carries:
- a CDS encoding cell division protein ZapA, with protein sequence MVHVSVTIDGKTYRMACDEGQEEHLLKLGKKLDTSIEKLKDGFGEVGEQRLAIMAGIMMADELTESQRLLVGLQAEVDSLKESRRALIDRYQASEETLSRALVEVGERVKGLTDKINGLQKSDKELKSAAE encoded by the coding sequence ATGGTTCATGTTAGTGTTACGATAGATGGTAAGACATACCGCATGGCCTGTGATGAAGGTCAGGAGGAACATCTTCTCAAACTTGGTAAGAAGCTTGATACCTCAATCGAGAAGCTGAAAGACGGTTTTGGTGAGGTGGGAGAACAACGCCTGGCCATTATGGCAGGCATCATGATGGCTGATGAATTAACGGAAAGTCAGAGGCTTTTGGTAGGACTTCAAGCCGAAGTCGACTCACTCAAAGAAAGCCGTCGTGCGCTGATTGATCGTTATCAGGCATCGGAAGAAACGCTTAGTCGTGCTTTGGTTGAAGTTGGCGAGCGCGTAAAAGGCCTTACGGATAAAATAAATGGCCTACAAAAAAGCGACAAAGAGCTTAAATCGGCTGCCGAATAA
- a CDS encoding thiamine phosphate synthase, with translation MAKSSPEPEIYRTRVFLITPADYEPVSFAPLLDTVLSAGDVASLLILPPTSGNYQLAAEHLVPIAQKHDVAVLLHNDSQLMGRTNADGLHLDGSLDEIVATVKAHAGRNIMGVANIKNRHEAMVLGEGPVDYLFFGRLDGDNGPDIFPKAFKLAEWWAAVMSVPAVVMGGNALDSVTQAGNAGIDFLALRDIIWKSSTPSKTLSEVDKLLDQAFENRKSQYGS, from the coding sequence TTGGCAAAATCATCCCCAGAACCAGAAATATACCGCACGCGGGTGTTTTTAATCACACCTGCGGATTATGAACCTGTCTCATTTGCCCCCCTTCTCGACACGGTGCTCAGTGCAGGGGATGTGGCATCACTTCTCATTTTACCACCAACCAGCGGCAACTATCAGCTAGCTGCAGAACACCTAGTCCCCATTGCACAAAAACACGATGTGGCAGTGCTTTTGCACAATGACAGCCAACTGATGGGGCGAACCAATGCAGATGGTCTACATCTAGATGGCTCGCTTGATGAGATCGTTGCAACAGTCAAAGCACATGCAGGCCGCAACATCATGGGCGTTGCCAATATCAAAAATCGTCATGAGGCGATGGTTCTTGGTGAAGGCCCCGTTGATTATCTCTTCTTCGGCCGTCTTGATGGTGACAACGGTCCTGACATTTTTCCCAAAGCATTCAAACTAGCTGAATGGTGGGCTGCGGTCATGTCTGTGCCGGCTGTTGTGATGGGCGGTAACGCACTTGATAGCGTTACACAAGCGGGCAATGCCGGCATTGATTTTCTTGCTTTGCGCGATATCATATGGAAGTCTTCTACCCCTTCAAAAACCCTAAGTGAAGTGGATAAACTGCTTGATCAGGCCTTTGAAAACCGTAAATCACAATATGGTAGCTAA
- a CDS encoding DUF4164 domain-containing protein, translating to MKSETIPQEKDVLKDALRSLVLAIDGLDDAVDRQVEDKQRLNSLDHEMSDIMLDRSRLAQSLDTAVARAARLEDANKEVSKRLVGAMETIRSVLDANKK from the coding sequence ATGAAGTCTGAAACAATACCACAGGAAAAAGACGTCTTAAAAGATGCGCTGCGCTCCCTCGTTTTGGCTATAGATGGCTTGGATGATGCGGTTGATCGGCAGGTTGAAGATAAACAACGACTGAATTCCTTGGACCATGAGATGTCTGACATTATGTTAGACCGTTCACGGTTGGCGCAATCGCTTGATACAGCAGTGGCGCGAGCGGCACGTCTTGAGGATGCAAATAAAGAAGTATCCAAGCGTCTGGTTGGTGCAATGGAAACAATACGCTCTGTATTGGATGCGAATAAAAAATAA
- the gap gene encoding type I glyceraldehyde-3-phosphate dehydrogenase, with protein sequence MTVKVAINGFGRIGRNILRAVVESGRTDIEVVAINDLGPVETNAHLVRYDSVHGKFPGTVTVDGNTIDVGRGPIRVTSIRDPRELPWGDVDIAMECTGIFASKDKAAIHLENGSKKVLISAPGGSDVKTIVYGVNHDTLNSDDKIVSNASCTTNCLSPVAHVIQNNFGIERGYMTTIHSYTGDQPTLDTIHSDLYRARAAAMSMIPTSTGAAKAVGLVLPALAGKLDGSSIRVPTPNVSVVDLKFIPSKNVTADDINNAIIKAADNELNGILGYTDEPLVSQDFNHDPRSSILALDQTKVLDGNFVRILTWYDNEWGFSNRMSDTAIAMAKNV encoded by the coding sequence ATGACAGTTAAAGTTGCAATTAATGGCTTTGGTCGCATTGGACGTAATATTTTGCGTGCGGTTGTTGAATCAGGCCGTACAGACATCGAAGTTGTTGCCATCAATGATCTTGGCCCTGTTGAAACAAATGCACACCTTGTGCGTTACGATTCTGTGCACGGTAAATTTCCTGGTACGGTCACCGTTGACGGAAACACGATCGATGTTGGCCGTGGCCCGATCCGCGTCACATCCATTCGTGACCCGCGCGAATTGCCTTGGGGTGATGTTGATATCGCCATGGAATGTACCGGCATTTTTGCGTCAAAAGACAAAGCAGCCATCCATCTTGAAAATGGTTCAAAAAAAGTTCTGATTTCAGCGCCCGGTGGCAGCGATGTAAAAACAATCGTTTATGGCGTCAACCATGATACATTGAACAGCGATGACAAAATTGTCTCAAACGCATCATGCACAACCAACTGCTTGTCTCCTGTCGCTCATGTCATTCAGAATAACTTCGGCATTGAGCGCGGCTATATGACAACAATCCACTCATATACTGGTGATCAGCCTACACTCGACACGATACACAGCGATCTTTATCGCGCCCGTGCAGCAGCCATGTCGATGATCCCCACATCAACCGGCGCAGCAAAAGCTGTTGGTCTTGTTCTTCCTGCCCTTGCTGGCAAGCTCGATGGCTCCTCCATCCGCGTCCCAACACCGAATGTTTCCGTGGTTGATCTGAAATTCATTCCATCGAAAAACGTGACCGCTGATGACATCAATAACGCGATCATCAAAGCCGCCGACAATGAACTGAATGGCATTTTAGGTTACACTGATGAGCCGCTCGTCAGCCAAGACTTCAATCATGACCCACGTTCATCAATCTTAGCGCTGGATCAAACAAAAGTGCTAGACGGCAATTTTGTGCGTATCTTGACTTGGTATGACAACGAATGGGGCTTCTCCAACCGCATGTCTGACACGGCAATTGCCATGGCTAAAAACGTATAA
- a CDS encoding 5-formyltetrahydrofolate cyclo-ligase translates to MQEDQSLKAAKQDLRTRALVARDQLRAPYRASCAKKLLDYQDVFGDVNGKVVSGFLPIRSEIDAQPLMNALRAKGAELCLPAVTDKTTIEFRAYEDEQALVEAGFGTLAPPAHARVLHPEMMIVPLSVFDTYGGRIGYGAGYYDRAIARLVAAGRPPLTVGLAFALQEVPLVPQDAHDIRLDYILTHEGVIAPEVYPALSVQGD, encoded by the coding sequence ATGCAAGAAGATCAATCATTGAAAGCCGCCAAACAGGATTTGCGCACCCGCGCCCTTGTTGCTCGCGATCAGTTGCGCGCGCCCTATCGAGCTTCATGTGCGAAAAAACTGTTGGACTATCAAGATGTTTTTGGTGACGTGAATGGCAAAGTAGTCTCAGGATTTTTGCCAATCCGAAGCGAAATTGATGCGCAACCTTTAATGAATGCGTTAAGAGCCAAAGGGGCTGAGCTGTGTCTGCCGGCAGTGACAGACAAAACCACCATCGAATTTCGCGCTTATGAAGATGAGCAAGCTTTAGTCGAAGCGGGCTTTGGTACATTGGCCCCGCCTGCTCATGCGCGGGTGCTTCATCCTGAGATGATGATTGTACCGCTTTCTGTATTTGATACCTATGGCGGGCGGATTGGTTATGGCGCGGGGTATTATGACCGGGCGATAGCGCGGCTTGTGGCTGCGGGCCGTCCACCTTTGACGGTCGGTCTTGCCTTCGCATTACAAGAGGTGCCTCTTGTCCCGCAAGATGCGCATGACATTCGGCTCGATTATATTTTAACCCATGAAGGCGTGATTGCCCCTGAAGTTTATCCGGCTCTAAGCGTCCAAGGAGATTAA
- a CDS encoding phosphoglycerate kinase, translating to MTTFKTLDDINVVNKRCLVRVDINVPMADGKVTDKTRIERVKPTIDYISKNGGKVILLAHFGRPKGTIVTEMTLEPVAHACAQVFGKTVAFASNCAGDCAVDAISKMADGDILLLENTRFHEGEEKNNPAFAKELANLGDIFVADAFSASHRAHASTVGIADHLPTVAGRTMQAEVEALEAALANPQRPVVALVGGAKVSSKIDLLENLVSRVDSLIIGGGMANTFLAAQGIDVSKSLCEHDLAPTALKILAAADKANCQIILPDDVVVAKEFAANAANETVDAQNVPADTMILDAGPKAVKRVNEVIDSAKTLVWNGPLGAFEMTPFDTATVAAAKHAAKRTKSGDIMSVAGGGDTVAALNHAGVAQDFSYVSTAGGAFLEWLEGKALPGVEILRN from the coding sequence ATGACGACCTTTAAGACTCTTGACGACATCAATGTCGTCAACAAACGTTGCCTTGTTCGCGTGGATATCAATGTGCCCATGGCAGATGGCAAGGTGACAGACAAAACCCGCATCGAGCGCGTTAAACCAACGATTGACTATATTTCTAAGAATGGTGGCAAAGTTATTTTGCTTGCCCATTTTGGTCGCCCTAAAGGTACAATTGTTACTGAAATGACCCTTGAACCGGTGGCACATGCATGTGCCCAGGTATTTGGCAAAACCGTCGCCTTCGCGTCAAACTGCGCCGGTGATTGCGCGGTTGACGCCATTTCAAAGATGGCAGACGGCGATATCCTCCTTCTAGAAAACACCCGTTTCCATGAAGGTGAAGAAAAAAACAACCCCGCATTTGCTAAAGAACTCGCAAATCTAGGCGATATTTTCGTGGCTGATGCCTTTTCCGCATCCCATCGTGCCCATGCATCCACAGTTGGAATTGCCGATCATTTGCCAACGGTCGCCGGTCGCACCATGCAGGCAGAGGTAGAGGCGCTTGAAGCAGCGCTTGCCAATCCACAACGCCCGGTGGTCGCCCTTGTTGGAGGTGCAAAAGTGTCCTCCAAAATCGACCTACTCGAAAACCTTGTATCGCGTGTTGATAGCCTCATCATTGGTGGCGGCATGGCAAACACATTTCTTGCAGCGCAAGGCATCGACGTCAGCAAATCACTTTGCGAACACGATCTAGCCCCCACTGCCCTGAAAATATTAGCAGCTGCCGACAAGGCAAACTGCCAAATTATTCTACCCGACGATGTGGTGGTTGCTAAAGAATTCGCGGCCAATGCTGCGAATGAGACCGTTGATGCACAAAATGTTCCCGCTGACACAATGATTCTGGATGCTGGCCCCAAAGCTGTGAAGCGCGTGAATGAAGTGATTGACAGCGCTAAAACGCTTGTCTGGAATGGCCCTCTTGGCGCCTTTGAGATGACACCATTTGACACGGCAACAGTAGCAGCAGCAAAACATGCCGCAAAACGCACAAAATCAGGTGACATCATGTCGGTTGCAGGCGGTGGTGATACAGTTGCAGCGCTTAATCACGCAGGCGTCGCACAAGATTTTTCTTATGTATCCACCGCAGGTGGTGCCTTCCTTGAATGGCTAGAAGGCAAAGCTTTGCCAGGCGTCGAGATTCTCCGCAATTAG
- the tkt gene encoding transketolase gives MTDINKIPPMANAIRALSMDAVQAANSGHPGMPMGMADVATVLFTQFLKFDPRAPKWPDRDRFVLSAGHGSMLIYSLLYLTGYEDMTIDELKNFRQIGAKTAGHPEYGHASGIETTTGPLGQGISTAVGMALAERIMNANYGDEIVDHMTYVIASDGDLMEGISHEAISLAGHYKLNKLIVLFDDNGISIDGPISLAESGDQQKRFEAAGWDVISIDGHDPEAIIRAIEQAKKSDKPSLIACKTTIGYGAPTKAGQSSSHGAPLGAEEIAGTRKALGWKHRPFEIPEDLLDSWRIAGLRSGQSRVDWEKRHSALDLEIRSEFDRRISGELPTNFASAISDYKKQLAADQPKVATRVASQMALEVINDILPETIGGSADLTGSNNTLTKDMQDITAEAYGGRYMRWGIREHGMAAAMNGMALHGGLIPYSGGFLIFSDYCRASIRLAALMGIRAIHVLTHDSIGLGEDGPTHQPVEHLASLRAMPNLYMYRPADVTETAECWQLALTAKDAPSAIALSRQGLPSVRPEFSQENLCAHGAYTLAGSETESQAVIFASGSEVEIALEAKAALDEKGIPTRVVSVPCFELFEEQDQDYKSALMGRETIRVGVEAAVRMGWDRFIGHDGTFIGMSSFGASAPYKEVYEHFSITTVAIISAIEEKAK, from the coding sequence ATGACCGACATCAATAAAATTCCACCTATGGCAAACGCAATACGCGCCCTGTCTATGGATGCTGTTCAAGCTGCTAACTCCGGACACCCAGGCATGCCAATGGGTATGGCCGATGTAGCTACTGTTCTTTTTACTCAATTTCTTAAATTTGATCCAAGAGCGCCCAAATGGCCTGACCGCGACCGCTTTGTCTTGTCAGCCGGTCATGGTTCCATGCTGATTTACTCACTCCTCTACCTCACAGGGTATGAGGATATGACGATTGATGAACTGAAAAATTTCCGTCAAATTGGCGCGAAAACAGCCGGCCATCCTGAATACGGCCATGCCAGCGGCATTGAAACAACCACTGGCCCACTGGGACAAGGTATTTCAACAGCGGTCGGCATGGCACTTGCCGAACGGATCATGAATGCAAATTATGGCGACGAAATCGTCGATCACATGACATATGTCATCGCATCAGATGGCGATCTGATGGAAGGCATTTCACACGAGGCAATTTCCCTTGCCGGTCACTATAAACTCAACAAGCTTATTGTTTTGTTCGATGACAATGGCATCTCTATTGATGGTCCAATTAGCCTTGCTGAATCTGGTGATCAACAAAAGCGCTTTGAAGCTGCTGGCTGGGATGTGATCAGCATTGACGGCCATGATCCGGAAGCCATCATTCGCGCCATCGAACAGGCAAAAAAATCTGACAAGCCTAGCCTAATCGCCTGCAAAACAACCATTGGCTATGGTGCGCCAACAAAAGCTGGACAATCATCATCGCATGGCGCTCCTTTGGGTGCAGAAGAAATTGCAGGAACCAGAAAAGCATTGGGATGGAAACACCGCCCCTTTGAAATACCTGAAGATCTTCTTGATTCATGGCGTATTGCAGGCCTCAGATCCGGTCAATCCCGCGTTGATTGGGAAAAGCGACATAGTGCGCTTGATCTGGAAATTCGCTCAGAATTTGATCGCCGCATCTCAGGTGAATTACCGACTAATTTCGCATCAGCAATATCGGATTACAAAAAGCAACTTGCCGCCGACCAGCCAAAAGTCGCGACCCGTGTCGCCTCTCAAATGGCGTTAGAGGTTATCAACGATATACTACCAGAAACAATTGGTGGCTCTGCTGATCTAACCGGCTCAAATAACACGCTAACAAAAGATATGCAGGACATTACCGCTGAAGCTTATGGTGGACGCTATATGCGCTGGGGCATTCGTGAGCACGGCATGGCAGCCGCCATGAATGGCATGGCCTTACACGGCGGTCTTATCCCCTATTCCGGTGGGTTCTTAATCTTCTCAGATTATTGCCGTGCCTCGATCCGTCTTGCAGCTCTTATGGGTATTCGTGCAATTCATGTGCTAACGCATGATTCCATTGGTCTTGGCGAAGATGGCCCGACCCACCAGCCGGTCGAGCATCTGGCGTCCCTTCGCGCTATGCCCAATCTTTATATGTACCGCCCGGCAGATGTGACGGAAACTGCTGAATGCTGGCAACTGGCTCTTACAGCAAAGGACGCCCCAAGTGCGATAGCCCTTTCACGTCAAGGTTTACCAAGTGTGCGCCCTGAATTTAGCCAAGAAAATCTCTGCGCTCATGGGGCTTATACACTGGCTGGCTCTGAAACAGAATCGCAAGCCGTAATTTTTGCTTCAGGCTCTGAAGTCGAAATAGCACTTGAAGCCAAAGCTGCACTTGATGAAAAAGGCATTCCCACCCGTGTTGTGTCTGTTCCCTGTTTTGAACTTTTTGAAGAGCAGGACCAAGACTACAAATCGGCATTAATGGGTAGAGAGACAATTCGCGTTGGCGTGGAAGCTGCCGTTCGAATGGGTTGGGACCGCTTTATTGGTCACGATGGCACCTTCATCGGCATGTCATCTTTTGGCGCGAGCGCCCCTTATAAAGAAGTTTATGAACATTTTAGCATAACAACAGTTGCAATTATTTCAGCAATCGAAGAAAAAGCTAAATAA
- a CDS encoding flagellar motor protein MotA has translation MASDYDPYNIERPNSYLIIMVIFLIIVAFVALILYREIITAYNANVGLNTIIGLTLLFGIILSFAQIVRLYPEITWVNTYRIDRAAIAVQRGPRLLAPMATLFGDQSNQSNISTQTMRSILDSIGQRLDEGRDTSRYLIGLLVFLGLLGTFWGLLQTVGAVGATIQSLDVTSGDSSLIFEDLKTGLEAPLSGMGTAFSSSLFGLSGSLVLGFLDLQSGHAQNRFYNNLEDWLSTFTDVQTDTDDGSSTPATQQLTPAMDRLTRILAAGNRSQEDAQNQNTEATSNLAEGIQGLVQNMRSEQQLVRNWMEAQSEQQSKIKDLLEHLNKKP, from the coding sequence ATGGCAAGTGACTATGATCCATACAATATAGAACGTCCAAATAGCTATTTGATTATAATGGTTATTTTTCTGATTATCGTAGCCTTTGTTGCTTTGATACTCTATCGCGAGATTATCACCGCTTATAATGCGAACGTTGGCTTAAACACAATTATCGGGCTGACATTACTGTTTGGCATCATTTTATCCTTTGCCCAAATCGTTCGCCTTTATCCTGAAATCACTTGGGTTAACACATATCGTATTGATCGCGCTGCCATAGCAGTGCAACGAGGACCTAGATTGTTGGCACCTATGGCAACGCTTTTTGGTGATCAGTCAAATCAATCGAATATTTCCACACAGACCATGCGCTCTATACTGGATTCCATTGGACAACGTCTGGACGAAGGCCGTGATACATCCCGCTATCTAATTGGCCTGTTGGTTTTTCTGGGCCTTCTAGGCACCTTTTGGGGCCTACTTCAAACGGTGGGCGCGGTCGGTGCAACAATACAATCGCTTGATGTGACCTCCGGCGACTCATCGCTTATATTTGAAGACTTAAAAACAGGCCTTGAAGCCCCTCTATCGGGTATGGGCACTGCATTCTCATCATCTCTATTCGGTCTTTCAGGATCGCTGGTACTCGGTTTTCTAGACTTGCAATCCGGTCATGCTCAAAACCGCTTTTACAACAACTTGGAAGATTGGCTTTCAACCTTCACAGATGTTCAAACCGATACGGATGATGGGAGCAGCACACCTGCAACGCAGCAACTTACACCGGCCATGGACCGTTTGACGCGCATCCTCGCTGCAGGCAACCGCTCGCAAGAGGATGCCCAAAACCAAAACACCGAAGCAACATCTAATCTGGCGGAAGGCATCCAAGGCCTTGTTCAAAATATGCGATCAGAACAACAGTTGGTCCGCAATTGGATGGAAGCGCAAAGCGAACAGCAAAGCAAGATCAAAGACCTGCTCGAGCACCTCAACAAAAAGCCATAG
- a CDS encoding SEL1-like repeat protein yields the protein MVANSVKKIIFMVLACSTLAFNAAVAQDAATSADKKPIVTPTIEPATDTEKKRLEETRKAISKADENADIAYGFYQRGLYLSALDAAIDLAEKNDAAAQTLLGELYRGGLGVSQNLETALSWYTLGAENGNREAAFQLGFMYLDGIGTEKDSAKAAKYFMIAADKGHVLGLYNVGLMHLSGDTLERNFDKAAPLLLQAAKEGNHDAQFAIAELYRQGKGVSKDEILATLYYGKAARGGHDTAQLEYASRLLTGNGIGKNEDDAALWYVGTAHRGNAIAQNRLAHLYREGKGVPRDPVNAASWHLISKKQGFEDAKLDSFVQELDAEALEMAKRKARDWKPSLN from the coding sequence ATGGTAGCTAACTCTGTCAAAAAAATAATTTTCATGGTTTTGGCTTGTTCAACGCTCGCATTCAATGCAGCCGTCGCACAAGATGCCGCAACCAGTGCTGATAAAAAACCAATCGTCACGCCAACAATTGAGCCAGCAACTGACACTGAAAAAAAACGCCTCGAAGAAACACGCAAGGCCATATCAAAAGCAGATGAGAACGCAGATATCGCTTATGGCTTTTACCAACGTGGGCTTTATCTATCAGCTCTAGACGCCGCAATCGATCTGGCGGAAAAAAATGACGCTGCAGCGCAAACGCTTCTAGGCGAACTTTATCGCGGCGGCCTTGGCGTGAGTCAAAATCTGGAAACCGCTTTATCATGGTATACTTTGGGCGCTGAGAACGGCAATCGCGAAGCGGCCTTCCAATTAGGCTTTATGTATCTCGACGGCATTGGCACGGAAAAAGACAGCGCCAAAGCCGCCAAATATTTCATGATTGCCGCAGACAAGGGCCACGTTCTAGGTCTTTATAATGTTGGTTTAATGCATCTTTCAGGTGATACGCTTGAAAGGAATTTTGACAAAGCAGCCCCCCTCTTATTGCAAGCAGCAAAAGAGGGTAATCACGATGCTCAATTCGCCATTGCCGAGCTATACCGCCAAGGTAAAGGCGTTTCGAAAGATGAAATTCTGGCCACACTCTATTACGGAAAAGCTGCGCGTGGTGGCCATGACACGGCTCAGCTTGAATATGCAAGCCGCCTTCTCACAGGTAACGGCATCGGTAAAAATGAAGATGATGCCGCTTTATGGTATGTAGGCACGGCGCATAGGGGTAATGCTATTGCCCAAAATCGGCTTGCACATCTGTATCGTGAAGGAAAAGGTGTGCCCCGCGATCCGGTTAATGCAGCAAGCTGGCATTTAATTTCTAAAAAACAAGGTTTCGAGGACGCTAAACTCGATAGTTTTGTGCAAGAATTGGACGCAGAAGCGCTTGAAATGGCTAAACGTAAAGCGCGTGATTGGAAGCCTTCACTGAATTAA
- the efp gene encoding elongation factor P: protein MKINGNEIRPGNVIQHQDTIWVAVKTQHVKPGKGGAFAQIEMKNLIDGRKLNERFRATETVERIRLEQNDYQFLYEQGDALVFMDTTSYEQLELQKEFIGERAAFLQDGMEVTVESHEGRPIGIQLPDQVTLEITDTEPHIKGQTVSSSYKPALLENGVRTNVPPFVGVGDKIIVDTNEITYVKRAE from the coding sequence ATGAAAATCAACGGCAACGAAATTCGCCCCGGCAATGTTATTCAACATCAAGACACCATCTGGGTTGCAGTGAAAACACAACACGTAAAACCCGGCAAGGGTGGCGCATTTGCACAAATCGAGATGAAAAATCTGATCGATGGCCGCAAGCTAAATGAACGCTTCCGCGCAACCGAAACCGTTGAGCGTATCCGCCTTGAACAAAACGATTACCAGTTTTTATATGAACAAGGCGATGCGCTGGTTTTTATGGACACAACAAGTTATGAACAGCTTGAATTGCAAAAAGAATTCATTGGCGAACGCGCAGCCTTCCTGCAAGACGGCATGGAAGTAACGGTCGAAAGCCATGAGGGCCGCCCTATCGGCATTCAATTACCTGATCAAGTAACGCTGGAAATAACAGACACTGAACCTCATATCAAAGGCCAAACTGTTTCTTCATCTTATAAGCCTGCCCTGCTTGAAAACGGCGTGCGCACAAATGTGCCGCCTTTTGTCGGGGTCGGTGACAAAATTATCGTCGATACCAATGAAATTACTTATGTGAAGCGTGCCGAATAA
- the fbaA gene encoding class II fructose-bisphosphate aldolase has protein sequence MSKIKPGVVTGEEYVALVEACKSGGYALPGVNISDVNTLNAALEAAAQTKSDIIVQMSNGGAGFFGGPSIGTMEMKVKGAVSAARHVHMMAEDYGVAVVLHTDHANRKLLPWVDGMMDYNEIAKKETGKPLYSSHMIDLSEEPLEDNIGTCAEYLKRMAPCDISLEIELGVTGGEEDGVGADLEEGADNAHLYTQPEDVLQAYDALKDIGHFSVAASFGNVHGVYKPGNVKLRPEILVNSQNMVAKERNTDSRPLHLVFHGGSGSEKAQIAEALTYGVFKMNIDTDTQFACAKGIGDYVDAHPTAFKHQISPETGAPQKKFYDPRKWNRDIQKSMVTRLEEAFHDLQSHGRSICN, from the coding sequence ATGAGCAAGATAAAACCCGGTGTGGTAACAGGCGAAGAATATGTGGCACTTGTAGAGGCCTGTAAAAGTGGTGGTTATGCATTGCCTGGCGTTAATATTTCCGACGTCAACACATTGAATGCAGCTTTAGAAGCCGCAGCTCAAACCAAATCAGACATAATCGTTCAAATGTCGAATGGCGGCGCTGGTTTCTTTGGTGGCCCATCCATCGGAACCATGGAAATGAAAGTAAAAGGCGCCGTTTCTGCCGCCCGTCACGTTCATATGATGGCCGAAGATTACGGCGTGGCAGTTGTGCTCCACACAGACCATGCCAACCGCAAACTACTGCCATGGGTTGATGGCATGATGGACTATAATGAAATTGCCAAGAAGGAAACCGGCAAGCCACTATATTCATCTCATATGATTGATCTGTCAGAAGAGCCATTGGAAGATAACATCGGCACATGCGCTGAATATCTCAAGCGCATGGCGCCTTGTGACATCAGCCTCGAAATCGAACTTGGTGTAACCGGCGGCGAAGAAGACGGCGTTGGTGCTGATCTAGAAGAAGGCGCTGATAATGCTCACCTTTACACACAGCCCGAAGACGTTCTCCAAGCTTATGATGCCTTAAAAGACATCGGACATTTCTCAGTCGCAGCCTCTTTTGGTAATGTGCACGGGGTCTATAAACCCGGCAATGTGAAACTGCGTCCCGAAATTTTGGTCAACTCGCAGAATATGGTCGCAAAAGAACGCAACACAGACTCAAGACCTCTACATCTGGTTTTCCATGGCGGCTCAGGTTCTGAGAAAGCGCAAATCGCAGAAGCGCTCACTTATGGTGTGTTCAAAATGAACATCGATACAGATACACAATTTGCCTGCGCAAAAGGTATCGGCGATTATGTAGATGCACATCCAACCGCCTTCAAACATCAAATTAGCCCGGAAACCGGCGCACCACAGAAGAAATTCTATGACCCGCGCAAATGGAACCGTGACATTCAAAAAAGCATGGTCACTCGCCTAGAGGAAGCTTTCCATGACCTGCAAAGCCATGGTAGATCAATCTGCAATTGA
- a CDS encoding inositol monophosphatase family protein: MAQLSALLNVMVQASLKAGRKLKRDFGEVENLQVSVKGPADFVSSADKEAEKTLHEELKKARPKWGFLFEEGGEIEGYDKQHRWIIDPLDGTTNFLHGIPNFAISIAAESQGILQAAVVYNPITEELFTAERGQGAYLNDRRLRVAGRRNLSSCVIATGIPHIGRPEHGKFLLELAHLMGETAGIRSMGAASLDLAYIAAGRFDAFCQRGLGQWDMAAGMLLIAEAGGYVSDVDGGNKIFETGSILAGNESIQKKLISALKKAKTK; encoded by the coding sequence ATGGCGCAACTCTCCGCGCTCTTGAATGTCATGGTTCAGGCCTCTTTGAAGGCCGGTCGCAAGTTAAAACGTGACTTCGGCGAAGTTGAAAACCTGCAGGTCTCCGTCAAAGGACCAGCCGATTTTGTTTCGTCTGCCGACAAAGAAGCAGAAAAAACACTGCACGAAGAACTTAAAAAAGCACGCCCAAAATGGGGTTTTCTGTTTGAAGAAGGTGGCGAGATTGAAGGCTATGACAAACAGCACCGCTGGATCATAGACCCTCTAGATGGCACAACAAATTTTTTACATGGCATCCCAAACTTTGCCATCTCCATTGCCGCTGAAAGTCAGGGTATCCTTCAAGCAGCTGTTGTTTATAACCCTATAACAGAAGAACTTTTTACAGCCGAACGCGGCCAAGGTGCTTATCTCAATGACCGCCGCTTACGCGTTGCAGGCCGCCGCAATCTTTCAAGCTGTGTGATCGCAACCGGCATTCCACATATTGGTCGTCCTGAACATGGTAAGTTTTTACTCGAATTAGCGCATCTCATGGGAGAAACTGCTGGCATACGCAGCATGGGTGCTGCCTCTCTTGATCTTGCCTATATCGCCGCTGGCCGCTTCGATGCATTTTGTCAGCGCGGACTAGGCCAGTGGGATATGGCAGCCGGCATGTTGCTCATCGCAGAAGCAGGAGGATATGTCAGTGATGTGGATGGCGGCAATAAAATCTTCGAAACAGGTAGCATTCTAGCCGGTAATGAGAGTATTCAAAAGAAACTGATAAGTGCTTTGAAAAAAGCAAAAACAAAATAA